A single region of the Streptomyces sp. NBC_01262 genome encodes:
- a CDS encoding WhiB family transcriptional regulator: MADFSRLPGPNADLWDWQLVAACRGVDSSLFFHPEGERGAARSAREASAKEVCMRCPVRAECATHALAVREPYGVWGGLTEDEREEMMGRSRNRIMSVHTN, encoded by the coding sequence ATGGCAGACTTCTCCCGCCTCCCGGGCCCGAACGCCGATCTCTGGGACTGGCAGCTCGTCGCCGCGTGCCGCGGCGTCGACAGCTCGCTGTTCTTCCACCCGGAGGGAGAGCGAGGCGCGGCCCGGAGTGCGCGCGAAGCGTCAGCGAAAGAGGTGTGCATGCGCTGTCCCGTACGAGCCGAGTGCGCGACGCATGCACTGGCGGTCCGCGAGCCCTATGGCGTCTGGGGCGGACTGACCGAGGACGAGCGCGAGGAGATGATGGGCCGGTCGCGAAACCGGATCATGAGCGTCCACACCAACTGA
- the groES gene encoding co-chaperone GroES, whose amino-acid sequence MTTASTKVAIKPLEDRIVVQPLDAEQTTASGLVIPDTAKEKPQEGVVLAVGPGRFEDGQRLPLDVSVGDVVLYSKYGGTEVKYNGEEYLVLSARDVLAIVEK is encoded by the coding sequence GTGACGACCGCCAGCACCAAGGTTGCCATCAAGCCGCTTGAGGACCGCATTGTGGTCCAGCCGCTCGACGCCGAGCAGACCACGGCCTCCGGCCTGGTCATCCCGGACACCGCCAAGGAGAAGCCCCAGGAGGGCGTCGTCCTGGCTGTGGGCCCGGGCCGTTTCGAGGACGGTCAGCGCCTGCCGCTCGACGTGTCCGTCGGCGACGTCGTGCTGTACAGCAAGTACGGCGGCACCGAGGTCAAGTACAACGGCGAGGAGTACCTCGTCCTCTCGGCCCGCGACGTCCTCGCGATCGTCGAGAAGTAA
- a CDS encoding SDR family NAD(P)-dependent oxidoreductase: MTTSLITGATAGIGAAFARRLAGDGHALVLVARDEARLEEYASELRERYAVSVEVLSADLSTDKGIEAVETRLRDRDRPVGLLVNNAGFGNRAPFGDSAMADELTMVKVHIEAVLRLTGAAVEVMRERRRGYVVNVASVAAFLPRGTYGASKAWVVSFTQGVDKELAGTGVRLLALCPGFVRTEFHERAGMDATAIPEWAWLDADRVVAAAIRDLARGRSLSVPDARYKAVVTATRMAPSGLFGRFSTKAGRKYGPRYPRD, encoded by the coding sequence ATGACGACTTCACTCATCACAGGGGCGACCGCAGGCATCGGCGCCGCGTTCGCGCGCCGCCTAGCCGGGGACGGCCACGCGCTCGTGCTCGTCGCGCGCGACGAAGCGCGGCTGGAGGAGTACGCGTCGGAGCTGCGGGAGCGGTACGCCGTCTCCGTGGAGGTGCTGTCGGCGGACCTGTCGACCGACAAGGGCATCGAGGCGGTCGAGACGCGGCTGCGGGACCGGGACCGCCCGGTCGGGCTGCTGGTGAACAACGCCGGCTTCGGCAACCGCGCGCCGTTCGGGGACTCCGCGATGGCGGACGAGCTCACGATGGTCAAGGTGCACATCGAGGCCGTGCTGCGCCTGACCGGCGCGGCGGTGGAGGTGATGCGGGAGCGGCGCCGGGGCTACGTCGTCAATGTCGCCTCGGTGGCGGCCTTCCTGCCGCGCGGGACGTACGGGGCGAGCAAGGCGTGGGTGGTGAGCTTCACCCAGGGCGTGGACAAGGAGCTGGCCGGCACGGGCGTACGGCTGCTCGCGCTGTGCCCGGGATTCGTGCGTACGGAGTTCCACGAGCGGGCCGGGATGGACGCGACGGCGATCCCGGAGTGGGCATGGCTGGACGCCGACAGGGTGGTGGCGGCGGCGATCCGGGATCTGGCCCGGGGGAGGTCGCTGAGCGTCCCGGACGCGCGGTACAAGGCGGTGGTGACGGCGACGCGGATGGCGCCGAGCGGGCTGTTCGGGCGTTTCTCGACAAAGGCGGGCCGGAAGTACGGCCCCAGGTACCCCCGAGACTAA
- a CDS encoding aminotransferase class V-fold PLP-dependent enzyme has translation MSFESFETLVREEFAPRTTYLNTASSGIGPRRAAEALRQGTGRWADGTDSFEDNEATVAAVRGAYARLTGVAPERVAVGSAVTTHVGLIAAGLPRGAEVIVADGDFSSLVNPFATRPDITLRIVPLEGIADAVRPGTSLVAVSAVQSADGRVADLPSIREAAAAHGARVLLDATQAVGWLPVAGAAYDYVVCGGYKWLLCPRGVSFLTVREGADDWVSPHFVGWYAAEDPWGECYGPIAETAHSARRYDVMPPFLLHLAGAASLSLIEELGVPAIGAHDVALAERFRSGVQRLGHKAVPSGAAPSAIVSVPGLGDAAAALTAAGIRVAARAGHLRAAFHLYNGTADVDRLLAALA, from the coding sequence ATGAGCTTCGAGAGCTTCGAGACGCTGGTCCGCGAGGAATTCGCCCCGCGGACGACCTACCTGAACACCGCCTCCTCCGGCATCGGCCCCCGCCGCGCCGCCGAGGCCCTGCGGCAGGGCACCGGCCGCTGGGCCGACGGCACCGACAGCTTCGAGGACAACGAGGCCACCGTGGCCGCGGTCCGCGGGGCCTACGCCCGGCTCACCGGCGTCGCCCCCGAGCGCGTCGCCGTCGGCTCCGCCGTCACCACCCACGTCGGGCTGATCGCCGCCGGGCTCCCCCGGGGCGCGGAGGTCATCGTCGCCGACGGCGACTTCTCCTCCCTGGTGAACCCCTTCGCCACCCGCCCCGACATCACCCTGCGCATCGTCCCCCTGGAGGGCATCGCCGACGCCGTCCGCCCCGGCACCTCTCTGGTCGCCGTCAGCGCCGTCCAGTCCGCCGACGGCCGCGTCGCCGACCTTCCCTCCATACGGGAGGCCGCCGCCGCCCACGGCGCCCGGGTGCTCCTGGACGCCACCCAGGCAGTCGGCTGGCTCCCGGTGGCCGGCGCCGCCTACGACTACGTGGTCTGCGGCGGCTACAAATGGCTGCTCTGCCCCCGCGGCGTCTCCTTCCTCACCGTCCGCGAGGGCGCGGACGACTGGGTCTCCCCGCACTTCGTCGGCTGGTACGCCGCCGAGGACCCCTGGGGCGAGTGCTACGGCCCCATCGCCGAGACCGCGCACTCCGCGCGGCGCTACGACGTCATGCCGCCCTTCCTCCTCCACCTCGCCGGCGCGGCCTCCCTCTCCCTCATCGAGGAACTCGGCGTCCCCGCGATCGGCGCCCACGACGTGGCCCTCGCCGAACGCTTCCGCTCCGGCGTCCAACGGCTCGGCCACAAGGCCGTCCCCTCCGGCGCCGCCCCCTCCGCCATCGTCTCCGTCCCCGGCCTGGGCGACGCCGCGGCCGCTCTCACCGCCGCCGGCATCCGCGTCGCGGCCCGCGCGGGGCACCTGCGGGCCGCCTTCCACCTCTACAACGGCACCGCCGACGTGGACCGGCTCCTGGCCGCCCTCGCGTAA
- the groL gene encoding chaperonin GroEL (60 kDa chaperone family; promotes refolding of misfolded polypeptides especially under stressful conditions; forms two stacked rings of heptamers to form a barrel-shaped 14mer; ends can be capped by GroES; misfolded proteins enter the barrel where they are refolded when GroES binds), which translates to MAKTLKFDEDARRALERGVNKLADTVKVTIGPKGRNVVIDKKFGAPTITNDGVTIAREVELDDPYENLGAQLVKEVATKTNDVAGDGTTTATVLAQALVREGLRNVAAGASPASLKKGIDAAVKAVSDELLRTARPIEGKEDVAAVAALSAQDKQVGELIAEAIDKVGKDGVITVEESNTFGLELDFTEGMAFDKGYLSPYFVTDQERLEAILDDPYILVTQGKISSIQELLPLLEKIIQAGASKPLLIIAEDVEGEALSTLVVNKIRGTFNAVAVKAPGFGDRRKAMLGDIATLTGATVIAEEVGLKLDQAGLDLLGTARRVTVTKDDTVIVDGAGEKAEIEGRVNQIKAEIGNTDSDWDREKLQERLAKLAGGVCVIRVGAATEVELKEKKHRLEDAISATRAAVEEGIVSGGGSALVHAVKVLEGDLGKTGDEATGVAVVRRAAVEPLRWIAENAGLEGYVITSKVAELEAGHGFNAATGEYGDLVKAGVIDPVKVTRSALENAASIASLLLTTETLVVEKKEEEPADAGHGGHGHSH; encoded by the coding sequence ATGGCCAAGACCCTGAAGTTCGACGAGGACGCCCGTCGCGCCCTTGAGCGTGGCGTGAACAAGCTCGCCGACACCGTGAAGGTGACGATCGGCCCCAAGGGCCGCAACGTCGTCATCGACAAGAAGTTCGGCGCCCCGACCATCACCAACGACGGCGTGACCATCGCCCGCGAGGTGGAGCTCGACGACCCGTACGAGAACCTCGGCGCGCAGCTGGTGAAGGAGGTGGCCACCAAGACCAACGACGTCGCCGGTGACGGCACCACCACCGCCACCGTCCTCGCCCAGGCACTCGTCCGCGAGGGTCTGCGCAACGTGGCCGCCGGTGCCTCCCCCGCCTCCCTGAAGAAGGGCATCGACGCGGCGGTCAAGGCCGTCTCGGACGAGCTGCTGCGCACCGCCCGCCCGATCGAGGGCAAGGAGGACGTCGCTGCCGTCGCCGCCCTGTCCGCCCAGGACAAGCAGGTCGGCGAGCTGATCGCCGAGGCGATCGACAAGGTCGGCAAGGACGGTGTCATCACCGTCGAGGAGTCCAACACCTTCGGTCTGGAGCTGGACTTCACCGAGGGCATGGCCTTCGACAAGGGCTACCTGTCCCCGTACTTCGTCACCGACCAGGAGCGCCTTGAGGCCATCCTGGACGACCCGTACATCCTGGTCACCCAGGGCAAGATCAGCTCGATCCAGGAGCTGCTGCCCCTCCTGGAGAAGATCATCCAGGCCGGTGCCTCCAAGCCGCTGCTGATCATCGCCGAGGACGTCGAGGGCGAGGCCCTCTCCACCCTCGTCGTCAACAAGATCCGCGGCACCTTCAACGCGGTCGCGGTCAAGGCCCCCGGCTTCGGTGACCGCCGCAAGGCCATGCTCGGCGACATCGCCACCCTCACCGGTGCGACCGTCATCGCCGAGGAGGTCGGCCTCAAGCTCGACCAGGCCGGTCTGGACCTGCTCGGCACCGCCCGCCGCGTGACCGTCACGAAGGACGACACGGTCATCGTCGACGGCGCCGGCGAGAAGGCCGAGATCGAGGGCCGGGTCAACCAGATCAAGGCCGAGATCGGCAACACCGACTCCGACTGGGACCGCGAGAAGCTCCAGGAGCGCCTCGCCAAGCTGGCCGGCGGCGTGTGCGTCATCCGTGTCGGCGCGGCCACCGAGGTCGAGCTCAAGGAGAAGAAGCACCGTCTGGAGGACGCCATCTCCGCGACCCGCGCCGCGGTCGAGGAGGGCATCGTCTCCGGTGGTGGCTCCGCTCTGGTCCACGCCGTCAAGGTGCTTGAGGGCGACCTCGGCAAGACCGGCGACGAGGCCACCGGTGTCGCGGTCGTCCGCCGCGCCGCCGTCGAGCCGCTGCGCTGGATCGCCGAGAACGCGGGCCTTGAGGGCTACGTCATCACCTCCAAGGTCGCGGAGCTGGAGGCCGGTCACGGCTTCAACGCCGCCACCGGCGAGTACGGCGACCTGGTCAAGGCCGGCGTCATCGACCCGGTCAAGGTCACCCGCTCCGCCCTGGAGAACGCGGCCTCCATCGCGTCCCTCCTGCTGACGACGGAGACCCTCGTCGTCGAGAAGAAGGAAGAGGAGCCCGCCGACGCCGGTCACGGCGGTCACGGGCACTCGCACTGA
- a CDS encoding ester cyclase, which produces MTFVQIIDCKTTRYDDMNRLMDSWVEATQGRRTATHAVIAKDRAADDHYVEIVEFPSYEDAMRNSKLPETDKIFQEMVALCDGMPTFTDLDVVRDAQLNKDSVRRLLTDVIGTDNAAAFGELVAADYLDHDIGNEQDTRGADGFREEALGYRRGFPDFRFTIEDQVAEGDRVVTRWTWRGTNTGEMRGMPPTGKPVEMVGTTTFRFADGRIKEGWWHYDNLGMLRQLGVVQLPS; this is translated from the coding sequence ATGACATTCGTCCAGATCATCGACTGCAAGACGACCAGGTACGACGACATGAACCGGCTCATGGACTCGTGGGTCGAGGCGACGCAGGGCAGGCGGACGGCGACCCACGCGGTGATCGCCAAGGACCGGGCGGCGGACGACCACTACGTGGAGATCGTGGAGTTCCCCTCGTACGAGGACGCGATGCGCAACTCCAAGCTCCCGGAGACGGACAAGATCTTCCAGGAGATGGTGGCGCTCTGCGACGGGATGCCGACCTTCACGGACCTGGACGTGGTCCGTGACGCGCAGCTCAACAAGGACAGCGTCCGCCGCCTGCTGACGGACGTCATCGGCACGGACAACGCGGCGGCGTTCGGCGAGCTGGTCGCGGCCGACTACCTCGACCACGACATCGGCAACGAGCAGGACACCCGGGGCGCCGACGGGTTCCGGGAGGAGGCGCTCGGCTACCGCAGGGGCTTCCCGGACTTCAGGTTCACCATCGAGGACCAGGTGGCCGAGGGCGACCGGGTGGTGACCCGCTGGACCTGGCGCGGGACCAACACGGGGGAGATGCGGGGCATGCCGCCGACCGGGAAGCCGGTCGAGATGGTCGGCACCACGACCTTCCGGTTCGCGGACGGAAGGATCAAGGAAGGCTGGTGGCACTACGACAACCTGGGCATGCTGCGCCAGCTAGGCGTGGTCCAACTGCCGTCGTGA
- a CDS encoding MOSC domain-containing protein: MKLLSVNVGRPRANPWKTGPDVTGIDKRPVDGPVHVTAPGPKGTGAVGLAGDRVYDLAHHGGTDQAVYAYAREDLDAWQPELGRVLPNGVFGENLTTAGLDVNGALIGERWQIGREVVLEVTCSRIPCGTFQGWLDRGGWIKRFTQAAVPGAYLRVITPGEIKADDPIEIIHHPNHDVTVALQFRAVTTEPDLLPRLLAADALPAEDMAQIRKRLSRPGP, encoded by the coding sequence ATGAAGCTGCTGTCCGTGAACGTGGGCCGCCCCCGGGCCAACCCCTGGAAGACCGGCCCCGACGTCACCGGCATCGACAAACGCCCGGTCGACGGCCCCGTACACGTCACCGCCCCCGGCCCCAAGGGCACCGGCGCCGTCGGCCTGGCCGGCGACCGCGTGTACGACCTCGCCCATCACGGCGGGACGGACCAGGCGGTCTACGCGTACGCCCGCGAGGACCTCGACGCGTGGCAGCCCGAGCTCGGCCGCGTCCTCCCGAACGGCGTCTTCGGCGAGAACCTGACCACCGCCGGGCTGGACGTCAACGGCGCCCTGATCGGCGAGCGCTGGCAGATCGGCCGCGAGGTCGTCCTGGAGGTCACCTGCTCCCGCATCCCCTGCGGCACCTTCCAGGGCTGGCTGGACCGCGGCGGCTGGATCAAACGCTTCACCCAGGCAGCCGTCCCCGGCGCGTACCTCCGGGTCATCACACCGGGCGAGATCAAAGCAGACGACCCGATCGAAATCATTCACCACCCCAACCACGACGTGACCGTAGCCCTCCAATTCCGCGCCGTCACCACCGAACCGGACCTCCTCCCCCGCCTCCTCGCCGCCGACGCCCTCCCCGCGGAGGACATGGCCCAGATCCGCAAGCGCCTGAGCCGACCCGGCCCATAG